One genomic segment of Candidatus Nitrosotalea sinensis includes these proteins:
- a CDS encoding ATP-binding cassette domain-containing protein, translating to MYAVETDKLSKVYSSGLKAVNEISIKVKNGEIFGFLGPNGAGKSTTIMILTTLLKPTSGKAFVAGFDVTTNAKDVRENIGYVQQDSTVDEYLTGRENLELQARLNHIPKNIRSKRIDEILEIIELSDRQHEAAVTYSGGMRKRLDIGGGLLNMPKVLFLDEPTLGLDIQTRYKIWEYIKKIHNEFGMSIFLTTHYMEEADKLCDNISIIDNGKIKTTGSPRELKNALGNEIVVFEIDSSDKIDTFVSDIKKIATVKDVSTDGTMITIFTTSGDQLTPQIFQHANNLAIKIESISLTKPTLDDVFLSHTGRELREDDGKYDRKKVRERMRRIRA from the coding sequence TTGTATGCTGTAGAGACTGACAAACTTTCTAAAGTGTATTCTAGTGGTCTGAAAGCAGTCAACGAAATTTCAATCAAGGTCAAAAATGGAGAAATCTTTGGTTTTTTGGGACCAAATGGTGCAGGAAAAAGTACAACTATTATGATTCTGACCACTCTGTTAAAACCTACTTCTGGAAAGGCCTTTGTTGCAGGATTTGATGTCACAACTAATGCAAAAGATGTTCGAGAAAATATTGGATATGTACAACAAGATTCTACTGTAGATGAATATCTTACAGGTCGTGAGAATTTGGAACTCCAAGCACGATTAAATCACATTCCGAAAAATATTAGATCTAAGAGAATCGACGAAATACTTGAGATAATAGAACTATCTGATAGACAACACGAAGCTGCTGTAACTTATTCTGGTGGAATGAGAAAGAGACTAGATATTGGAGGAGGTTTGCTTAACATGCCCAAAGTCCTATTTCTTGATGAACCTACTCTTGGTCTTGATATACAAACTAGATACAAAATATGGGAGTATATAAAAAAAATTCACAATGAATTTGGTATGTCTATTTTTCTTACTACTCATTATATGGAAGAGGCTGACAAATTATGTGATAACATCTCCATAATTGATAATGGTAAAATCAAGACAACTGGTTCTCCAAGAGAACTGAAAAATGCACTGGGAAATGAAATTGTAGTTTTTGAAATTGACTCTTCTGATAAAATTGATACTTTTGTATCTGATATCAAAAAGATCGCAACTGTAAAGGATGTATCAACAGATGGAACAATGATCACAATTTTTACAACAAGTGGAGATCAACTAACTCCTCAAATCTTTCAACATGCAAATAATCTTGCAATAAAGATCGAAAGTATATCTCTGACAAAGCCTACTCTTGATGATGTTTTCTTGTCTCATACGGGTCGTGAACTTCGTGAAGATGATGGAAAATATGATAGAAAAAAAGTCCGGGAGAGAATGAGGAGAATACGGGCATGA
- the endA gene encoding tRNA-intron lyase — protein MSELESKVEGVLIKDHVLISDKDMQHNLEQKGFGEITRKKFLLKPFESLYLLYIDKLKLLRGKSEIDFDSLLGECMKTDPDSFTKFLIYRDLRTRGYVAKDGFGFGSDFRVYERGQFGEKGTRYVVFGLTEGRREKIGLLQKQIEEITTMGKEPVLAVIERRGEVIYYKISKIQFHQNKDQPGYSSIES, from the coding sequence ATGTCTGAATTAGAATCCAAGGTAGAAGGGGTGCTGATAAAAGATCATGTATTAATTTCTGACAAGGATATGCAACATAATTTGGAACAAAAAGGATTTGGAGAAATTACTCGAAAAAAGTTTCTTCTCAAACCCTTCGAATCTCTATATTTGCTCTATATTGACAAACTCAAACTCCTGCGAGGAAAATCTGAAATTGATTTTGATTCCTTGCTTGGAGAATGTATGAAAACTGATCCTGATTCTTTTACAAAATTTTTGATATATCGAGACTTGAGGACAAGAGGTTATGTTGCAAAAGATGGTTTTGGTTTTGGTTCTGACTTTAGAGTGTATGAGAGAGGGCAATTTGGGGAAAAAGGTACCAGGTATGTTGTATTTGGACTTACAGAGGGTAGACGAGAAAAAATCGGTCTTCTACAAAAGCAAATAGAAGAGATAACCACGATGGGAAAAGAACCAGTACTTGCAGTGATTGAAAGAAGAGGTGAGGTGATATATTACAAAATCTCCAAGATCCAATTTCATCAAAATAAAGATCAACCAGGATATTCTAGTATAGAGTCTTAA
- a CDS encoding 50S ribosomal protein L16 — MHGANYRVGNGQPYTRKKYIKGKPQIKIAKFFGGKRDGDYDYCVQLCSSQKMQIRHMAIESARLAANKAIETVTGETGYYSTLRVYPHILLRENKMISTAGADRLSEGMRGAFGKAVSLAARINIGQVIMEAHVKKEHLEIAKKALHGASVKLPCTPTIKVIPLKTAA, encoded by the coding sequence ATGCACGGAGCAAATTACCGCGTTGGAAATGGCCAACCATATACAAGGAAAAAATACATCAAGGGTAAGCCTCAGATAAAAATTGCAAAGTTTTTCGGAGGAAAAAGAGATGGCGATTATGATTATTGCGTACAGCTCTGTTCCAGTCAAAAGATGCAGATAAGACACATGGCAATTGAATCTGCTAGATTAGCTGCCAACAAGGCAATAGAGACAGTCACTGGTGAAACAGGATATTATTCAACATTAAGGGTTTATCCACATATTCTTCTACGAGAAAATAAGATGATATCAACTGCTGGTGCAGACAGACTGTCTGAAGGAATGAGAGGTGCATTTGGCAAAGCTGTTAGTTTAGCAGCTCGTATCAACATAGGACAAGTGATCATGGAAGCACATGTCAAAAAGGAACATTTGGAAATTGCAAAAAAGGCTTTACACGGAGCATCTGTTAAGCTACCATGCACACCGACAATCAAAGTAATTCCATTGAAAACAGCAGCTTAA
- a CDS encoding HYR domain-containing protein encodes MKTLPVLIGIMALVLSSMFVDYSWAASAPAFSTQWGSYGLSNTGQFAFPQGVSIDSSGNVYVTDLGNRRVEKFDNNGNFLFTFGTKGSGDGQFNAPVGIAMNNGSIYVVDNARNDVQKFDSTGKFVTKWGGQGTNHGQFLLPQGVAVDPSGDVYVSDTGNSRIEKFDSTGKYLLTIGESGLGDGQFLSPRAITADSQGSIYVVDSGNNRIEKFTEDGVFIRSFSASTGANFKTPLGMSVDKSGNIFVADSGNNRIVELDNNGNTITSWGSQGTGADFFDNPISTAVDSTGNVFVVDSNNNRVQKFSPVVLQTPVVATTVVNQTKIQNTTTPVTVTQNNTQNNPKITAPNDHTPPSITAPSDITIEATGILTPVSIGQATATDDSGVASIANNAPTKFPLGITMVTWTAIDNGGNVAKAVQKITVQDTTPPVMTAPPPVTVEATSPDHNSVDLGLPSVNDAVGVESVINDAPPYFPIGKTTVTWKALDTSGNAATATQIVTVKDTTPPIIHAPTDITQEATSQNSNVVALGNATVTDNGIIKSVTNDAPTVFPLGKTTVTWTATDQSGNISTANQLVNIVDTTAPKISPPLNVTFEATSIDQNTVSLGNATVTDNGIVKSLTNNATKFFSLGKTVVLWTAIDEAGNKANATQTVDVIHTIPPKLTVPSNVTFEATSLKDNTVPIGNATATDIQPVTITNNASKTFPLGKTTILWIAKDTSNNISNATQSINVVDTTAPKIATPTNITMEATSLNNNTIQLTNPSVTDLQPVTIT; translated from the coding sequence TTGAAGACTCTCCCAGTTCTAATTGGGATTATGGCACTAGTACTGTCAAGTATGTTTGTTGATTATTCTTGGGCTGCATCAGCACCTGCTTTTTCCACACAATGGGGTTCTTATGGGCTTTCTAATACAGGACAATTTGCTTTCCCTCAAGGGGTATCGATTGATTCTTCTGGTAATGTGTATGTGACTGATTTAGGTAATAGAAGAGTAGAGAAATTTGATAACAATGGAAACTTTCTATTTACATTTGGAACAAAAGGAAGTGGAGATGGTCAGTTTAATGCCCCTGTTGGAATTGCGATGAATAATGGTTCTATCTATGTTGTTGATAATGCAAGAAATGATGTACAAAAATTTGATTCTACTGGGAAATTTGTAACAAAGTGGGGAGGACAAGGTACAAACCATGGTCAATTTTTACTTCCACAAGGTGTAGCAGTAGATCCTAGTGGTGACGTATATGTGTCTGATACTGGAAACAGTAGAATTGAAAAATTTGACAGTACTGGAAAATATCTACTCACGATTGGAGAGAGTGGATTGGGAGATGGTCAATTTCTTTCTCCGCGTGCAATCACAGCTGATTCACAAGGAAGTATCTATGTAGTTGATTCTGGAAATAACAGAATAGAAAAGTTTACTGAAGATGGCGTCTTTATACGATCTTTTAGCGCATCAACCGGTGCAAATTTCAAAACACCTCTTGGAATGTCTGTAGACAAGTCTGGTAATATTTTTGTAGCAGACAGTGGAAACAACAGAATAGTTGAACTTGATAACAACGGTAATACAATAACGTCTTGGGGAAGTCAAGGAACAGGAGCTGATTTCTTTGATAATCCAATATCAACAGCAGTAGATTCTACAGGAAATGTCTTTGTTGTAGACTCGAATAATAACAGAGTACAAAAATTCTCACCTGTTGTACTTCAAACTCCTGTTGTGGCAACAACTGTTGTTAATCAAACAAAGATCCAAAATACTACAACTCCTGTAACAGTCACACAAAATAATACACAAAATAATCCAAAAATTACTGCACCAAATGATCACACTCCTCCATCAATTACTGCTCCATCTGATATTACGATTGAAGCAACTGGAATCTTGACTCCTGTGTCAATAGGACAAGCAACTGCAACAGATGATAGTGGTGTTGCATCAATAGCAAATAATGCTCCAACAAAATTCCCTCTTGGAATTACGATGGTAACCTGGACTGCAATAGATAATGGTGGAAATGTAGCAAAGGCAGTACAAAAAATCACTGTGCAAGATACTACCCCACCTGTCATGACAGCTCCTCCGCCTGTTACTGTGGAAGCAACTAGCCCTGATCATAATTCTGTAGATCTTGGATTACCTTCTGTAAATGATGCCGTGGGAGTAGAATCTGTAATAAATGACGCTCCACCATATTTCCCAATTGGAAAGACAACTGTCACCTGGAAAGCATTAGATACTTCTGGTAATGCAGCAACAGCAACCCAGATTGTAACAGTAAAAGATACCACTCCTCCAATAATTCATGCTCCGACCGATATTACACAAGAAGCTACAAGCCAGAACTCTAATGTTGTAGCACTAGGAAATGCCACAGTTACAGATAATGGAATCATAAAATCTGTCACAAATGACGCTCCTACTGTATTTCCATTGGGAAAAACAACAGTTACTTGGACTGCTACTGATCAGTCTGGAAACATTTCTACTGCAAATCAATTAGTGAATATTGTTGACACCACTGCACCTAAGATATCTCCGCCTCTAAACGTAACCTTTGAGGCAACATCTATTGATCAAAACACAGTTTCACTTGGAAATGCAACTGTTACTGATAATGGAATTGTAAAATCCCTTACAAACAATGCAACCAAATTCTTCTCGTTAGGTAAGACAGTTGTATTGTGGACTGCAATAGACGAAGCAGGTAACAAGGCAAATGCCACTCAAACAGTAGATGTAATTCACACAATTCCTCCAAAGCTTACAGTTCCATCTAACGTCACCTTTGAGGCAACATCACTCAAAGACAATACAGTACCAATAGGTAATGCTACAGCTACTGACATCCAACCAGTAACTATCACTAACAACGCATCAAAGACATTCCCACTAGGCAAGACTACCATATTGTGGATTGCTAAGGATACCTCAAACAATATCTCTAACGCAACTCAGTCTATTAATGTAGTTGACACCACTGCACCAAAAATTGCTACTCCGACAAACATAACGATGGAGGCAACTTCGCTAAATAATAATACAATACAATTGACTAATCCCTCTGTAACTGATCTTCAACCAGTAACTATCACTAA
- the msrB gene encoding peptide-methionine (R)-S-oxide reductase MsrB: METKDPWKDKLTAEQYDICRMKGTEPPFTGAYYNFKEKGVYRCLCCGAQLFSSETKFDSGTGWPSFWEPILDNVKTEKDTSYGMLRVEVLCKNCNAHLGHVFEDGPNPTGLRYCINSASLKFEK, translated from the coding sequence ATGGAAACAAAGGATCCCTGGAAGGACAAGCTTACTGCAGAACAATACGACATATGTCGAATGAAAGGAACTGAACCGCCTTTTACTGGAGCATATTACAATTTTAAAGAAAAAGGAGTTTACAGGTGCCTTTGTTGTGGTGCCCAGTTATTTAGTTCAGAGACAAAGTTTGATTCAGGCACTGGATGGCCTAGTTTTTGGGAACCAATCTTAGACAACGTAAAAACGGAGAAAGACACCAGTTATGGAATGCTAAGAGTAGAGGTATTGTGTAAAAATTGTAATGCACATCTTGGCCATGTATTTGAGGACGGTCCAAATCCTACAGGTTTGAGATACTGTATAAATTCAGCGTCATTGAAATTTGAAAAATAG
- a CDS encoding cache domain-containing sensor histidine kinase — protein sequence MNKDRFLLVFVFLIVVIASVGIIAYFSQNAVESIRQTTIDRRNADVDNLSIIIKEANPHLVNKAISTNYLGMHSLVAILDSNGNVITSTNNTILNNISLKKLDIFKQAINGEMGSKIETIGGTKMFVSYHAIQMPTTTWALLVIRPYDDSFSAYETAKSQVIVTVVLVTLLVTIFGLYVTRAYNSINDLAKKLDIAIKELIQADKEKGEFASMVSHDLRTPAVVIKSYTGMLLDPKIYGSLNEDQEKAVQAISNSTQKLETLIDDIFDAYKLEMKSLKLEKEDIDISNFIQQTIFELTPLCVKKGVSITTNIKVKGSVSCDSKRISQVISNLIKNSLDFVPTKGGQITIGVEKDENSNAVFTISDNGPGVPQEHVEHLFKKFYQVGKISSKQYGGSGLGLSICSLLVQAHGGKIWLDTSYTEGASFKFTLPDNKLEQI from the coding sequence ATGAATAAAGATAGATTCCTACTTGTGTTTGTCTTTCTTATAGTTGTAATTGCATCTGTTGGCATAATTGCTTATTTTTCACAAAATGCAGTGGAATCCATTCGCCAAACTACAATTGATAGGAGAAATGCTGATGTGGATAATCTGTCTATCATAATAAAAGAAGCAAATCCACATCTTGTGAACAAAGCTATCTCTACAAATTACTTGGGTATGCACTCACTTGTCGCAATTTTGGACAGTAATGGAAATGTAATAACATCCACAAATAATACGATCTTGAACAATATCTCGCTAAAAAAACTCGATATCTTCAAACAGGCAATAAATGGTGAGATGGGAAGCAAAATTGAGACAATAGGTGGCACAAAGATGTTTGTTTCATATCATGCAATTCAGATGCCTACCACAACCTGGGCTTTACTTGTTATAAGACCATATGATGATTCATTCTCAGCTTATGAGACTGCTAAATCTCAAGTTATAGTTACAGTTGTGTTGGTGACTCTACTAGTTACAATCTTTGGATTGTATGTTACAAGAGCATACAACTCAATTAATGATCTTGCTAAAAAATTAGATATTGCAATAAAGGAATTGATTCAAGCAGATAAAGAAAAAGGAGAATTTGCATCAATGGTAAGTCACGATCTGCGGACTCCTGCAGTAGTTATAAAAAGTTACACTGGAATGCTACTTGATCCTAAAATTTACGGCTCATTAAACGAGGATCAGGAAAAAGCTGTTCAAGCAATCTCAAATAGCACACAAAAACTTGAAACACTGATTGATGATATTTTTGACGCATACAAACTAGAGATGAAAAGTCTAAAATTGGAAAAAGAAGATATTGATATTTCAAACTTTATTCAACAAACGATATTTGAATTGACACCTCTGTGTGTCAAGAAGGGGGTATCTATTACAACTAATATCAAAGTAAAAGGCTCTGTTTCATGCGATTCAAAAAGGATATCTCAAGTAATTTCTAATCTCATAAAAAATTCATTAGATTTTGTACCAACAAAAGGTGGACAAATCACTATAGGTGTTGAAAAAGATGAAAACTCAAATGCAGTTTTCACTATATCTGATAACGGTCCTGGTGTTCCTCAAGAACACGTAGAACATCTTTTTAAAAAATTTTATCAGGTAGGGAAAATCTCTTCCAAACAATATGGGGGTAGTGGACTAGGTCTGTCAATATGCTCCCTTTTGGTACAAGCTCACGGTGGGAAAATTTGGCTAGATACAAGCTATACGGAAGGTGCATCTTTCAAGTTCACACTTCCGGATAATAAATTAGAACAAATCTAA
- a CDS encoding ABC transporter permease, whose protein sequence is MTMLVDAYTIFWREMKRYKKSRSGILIRLIQPAIWIIVMGNTFASTRPLIQSVGFHGSYIEFMAPGVIMLTAIFTSIFGGVNTLWDRRYGFMNKALVSPVSRSSIALGKMLAISLISTLQSSLILGIALALGVHIANLFVIFPILLTVTVFSLGFSGISVIVAATSKSQETFWGVINFLGMPLFMLSPALFPLELLPSWLAFVARLNPVTYSVLLIRQMMTGTVQILPVAIELSVICGFVVVMVALASYVFTREVNKPF, encoded by the coding sequence ATGACAATGCTAGTTGATGCATATACAATTTTCTGGAGGGAGATGAAACGATATAAAAAATCTCGTAGTGGGATACTGATACGATTGATCCAGCCTGCTATATGGATAATAGTTATGGGAAATACTTTTGCAAGTACTAGACCGTTAATTCAGTCTGTAGGATTTCATGGCTCATACATTGAATTCATGGCTCCTGGTGTGATCATGCTTACTGCAATATTCACAAGCATATTTGGAGGAGTCAACACTTTGTGGGATAGACGATATGGCTTTATGAATAAAGCTCTAGTATCGCCTGTTTCACGATCTTCAATAGCACTTGGAAAAATGCTTGCAATATCTTTGATATCAACACTGCAATCTAGTCTAATTTTGGGAATTGCACTAGCATTAGGTGTACATATTGCAAATCTATTTGTCATATTTCCAATATTGCTCACAGTTACCGTGTTCTCTCTTGGTTTTTCAGGAATATCTGTAATTGTGGCAGCTACGTCAAAATCTCAAGAAACCTTCTGGGGCGTGATTAACTTTCTTGGTATGCCCTTGTTTATGCTAAGTCCAGCTCTATTTCCATTAGAGCTGCTGCCATCATGGCTTGCATTTGTAGCAAGACTCAATCCTGTTACTTATTCTGTCTTACTCATAAGACAGATGATGACTGGCACAGTCCAAATTCTGCCTGTGGCAATTGAACTCTCTGTAATATGTGGTTTTGTTGTTGTAATGGTTGCTCTTGCAAGTTATGTCTTTACAAGAGAAGTTAACAAGCCGTTCTAA
- a CDS encoding cupredoxin domain-containing protein, with protein sequence MQKYSLFAIFALLLISPVAFQSVHATSSTDSWYPGKGLKQGDYFSYNVCWTDWHNCAPLQMNFWIKNETSDGSGWNVVFVAVDGSNTQKGIMTIGKITPDPTSFDPNISDYTGVYRSTVSWLDSFATKDTPKTFDVPAWGRTGSVGGQSVGPVDHEKVTVGAGTFDTYVLGWHKGVDNKIWIDSSVPFPVKAIVYVDVTSGVPPPDYTLELLQMGNSPTEPSFLDVSSTIHKGYSPQCDTPNMEQDSVHDSVTTDSNSMIVEYRYSPSNPHNGCPVEYRIWFEKNSDPSQTYSNTQYDIFTVDDQGKQISSIAQSKGRSSLFAPVGTDDVTTILKGTTPTSHVLIAMLGIGAEGTTPDPTLSGIVKFDIKTQDPFSGFDVSTTGQQNQTTQNNTMTNSTMTNSTTTNSTTVTPMNNTSSNMSMPMKISVSIPKGSTDSNGITYDQKDVSIMPGTTITWTNNDDKPHTITSGSAQAGPDGKFDSGLIQPGQTFSYIFNSTGSYSYFDQPSPWLSGTVTVSTAIPEFPLGSLLIMAIVITLGILFIRINPRLSSVKL encoded by the coding sequence ATGCAAAAATACTCCTTATTTGCAATCTTTGCATTATTACTGATATCACCTGTTGCATTTCAATCTGTACACGCTACATCATCTACTGATTCTTGGTATCCTGGAAAAGGCCTAAAGCAAGGAGATTATTTTAGTTATAATGTATGCTGGACAGACTGGCATAACTGCGCCCCTCTTCAAATGAACTTTTGGATAAAAAATGAAACCAGTGATGGAAGTGGCTGGAATGTAGTATTTGTTGCAGTTGATGGGTCTAACACACAAAAAGGAATCATGACAATTGGCAAGATTACTCCTGATCCTACATCCTTTGATCCTAATATTTCTGATTATACGGGAGTTTACAGAAGTACCGTATCTTGGCTTGATTCTTTTGCAACAAAAGATACTCCAAAAACCTTTGATGTCCCAGCATGGGGAAGAACTGGTTCTGTAGGGGGACAGTCTGTAGGTCCGGTAGATCATGAAAAAGTTACAGTAGGAGCAGGAACTTTTGATACATATGTTCTGGGCTGGCACAAGGGTGTGGACAATAAAATTTGGATAGATTCCAGTGTACCGTTCCCTGTAAAAGCAATTGTCTATGTAGATGTTACAAGTGGAGTGCCACCGCCTGATTATACTTTGGAATTATTACAAATGGGAAACAGTCCAACTGAGCCTAGCTTTTTGGATGTGTCATCAACAATTCATAAAGGTTACAGTCCTCAATGTGATACTCCTAACATGGAACAAGACTCTGTACATGATTCAGTTACAACTGATTCAAACTCTATGATTGTAGAATATAGATACAGTCCATCTAATCCTCATAATGGATGTCCTGTAGAATACAGAATATGGTTTGAAAAGAATTCTGATCCGTCACAAACCTATAGCAATACTCAGTATGATATCTTTACCGTAGATGATCAAGGAAAACAAATATCTTCAATAGCTCAAAGTAAGGGACGCTCATCTCTATTTGCACCTGTTGGTACTGATGATGTTACCACAATATTGAAAGGAACTACTCCTACATCTCATGTACTAATCGCAATGCTTGGTATTGGTGCAGAGGGAACTACTCCTGACCCTACTTTGTCAGGCATTGTAAAATTTGATATAAAGACACAAGACCCATTCAGCGGTTTTGATGTTAGTACAACTGGACAACAAAATCAAACTACTCAAAATAATACTATGACAAACTCTACCATGACCAATTCTACAACGACTAATTCTACAACAGTCACTCCAATGAATAACACTAGCAGTAACATGTCAATGCCAATGAAAATATCAGTAAGTATTCCAAAAGGATCAACTGACAGCAACGGAATAACATATGATCAAAAAGATGTATCAATTATGCCAGGAACTACAATTACCTGGACAAATAATGATGATAAACCTCATACTATAACCAGTGGCTCTGCACAAGCAGGTCCTGACGGAAAATTCGACAGTGGATTGATACAACCTGGTCAAACCTTCTCATATATTTTCAACAGTACTGGCTCATACAGTTACTTTGACCAGCCAAGTCCATGGTTGTCTGGAACTGTGACTGTAAGTACTGCAATACCTGAATTCCCACTAGGTTCTCTGTTGATAATGGCAATTGTAATTACACTCGGAATCTTGTTCATCAGAATAAATCCACGCTTGTCAAGTGTTAAACTATAA
- a CDS encoding nitroreductase/quinone reductase family protein — MNIKDGTFKAILVTIGRKTGKEHAVEIRVVFYQGKFYFSRRNPNSDWLKNALANPSVKVKYQEQTISGTALLVEDQQLCKKISQMKYSDKRSEESRIVLEVTPCEL; from the coding sequence ATGAATATCAAAGATGGAACTTTCAAGGCCATTCTGGTCACCATAGGAAGAAAAACAGGTAAGGAACATGCTGTTGAGATAAGAGTTGTCTTTTATCAAGGTAAATTCTATTTTTCTAGAAGAAATCCTAACAGTGATTGGCTCAAAAATGCACTTGCCAATCCAAGTGTTAAAGTCAAATATCAAGAGCAGACTATTTCAGGCACAGCATTACTTGTAGAGGATCAACAATTATGCAAAAAAATATCTCAAATGAAATATTCAGATAAACGATCTGAAGAATCAAGAATAGTTCTAGAAGTTACCCCATGTGAATTATAG
- a CDS encoding S16 family serine protease — MVNRYLIFSLVGIIIVSVGLNYIQYEKTQQLQQTIAEYQKQNYNQKTIQPVPILDNQSSAKNTPSINDTNLKSISAVAVRPVLESDGFFETTTYVGTVLKITVEIRDGTGLVLVNTAIPTGVDFQTSARTAVQVAQKYTNIDLSKKDVIFSISSEKQQELQAVDGGSAGGAMTVLLISDMLNHPINNTVLMTGTIQDDGTIGKIGGAAEKADAAGKYGAKTFLVPTGQAVAQIQTCDERTEGSFTYRSCTSQEKPLSEITEKEYGMKVVEISSIKDALNYFNSS; from the coding sequence ATGGTTAATCGATATCTGATATTTTCCTTGGTTGGAATAATAATAGTTTCAGTTGGGCTAAATTACATCCAATACGAGAAAACACAGCAATTACAGCAAACAATAGCAGAATACCAAAAACAGAATTATAATCAAAAAACAATACAGCCAGTGCCTATATTAGATAATCAATCCAGTGCAAAGAATACACCCAGTATTAATGATACAAACCTAAAATCCATATCAGCTGTTGCAGTAAGACCTGTTCTTGAGAGTGATGGATTTTTTGAGACCACCACGTATGTGGGCACAGTTTTGAAGATAACAGTAGAGATTCGGGATGGTACTGGATTAGTACTTGTCAATACAGCAATACCTACTGGTGTTGACTTTCAAACATCGGCACGAACAGCAGTGCAAGTAGCCCAGAAATACACCAATATTGATCTTTCAAAAAAAGATGTGATCTTTTCAATCTCATCTGAGAAACAACAAGAACTACAAGCAGTAGATGGAGGTAGTGCTGGAGGTGCAATGACAGTACTTTTGATATCAGACATGTTGAACCACCCCATAAATAACACAGTGCTTATGACTGGTACCATACAAGATGATGGTACAATTGGAAAAATTGGAGGGGCTGCAGAGAAGGCAGATGCGGCAGGGAAATACGGAGCAAAAACATTTCTAGTTCCAACAGGCCAAGCAGTAGCTCAGATACAAACGTGTGATGAAAGAACAGAAGGATCGTTCACATATAGATCATGCACATCCCAAGAAAAACCACTTTCAGAGATAACAGAGAAAGAATACGGTATGAAGGTAGTAGAGATAAGCAGTATCAAAGATGCACTGAATTACTTTAATTCTTCATAG
- a CDS encoding PRC-barrel domain-containing protein — translation MATQAQYDNKQVKADDFKGKKVIDREGIEYGSVKHIHINTDTLEVIGITVHKGLHKDHFLSRDYIDRFTEESVLLSSAPIRIDSLVVDIDGHKIGKIKRLHMAVDTNELESIEVSTGFTGSRIFRTSEIWGVGDKVILRQTKDEYKNP, via the coding sequence ATGGCTACACAAGCTCAATATGACAACAAACAAGTCAAAGCAGATGACTTTAAGGGAAAAAAAGTCATTGATAGAGAAGGAATCGAATACGGTAGTGTAAAACACATACACATCAATACCGACACACTAGAGGTAATAGGAATAACAGTTCACAAGGGGCTACACAAAGATCACTTTCTGTCTCGTGATTATATAGATAGATTCACAGAAGAATCAGTTCTATTATCCTCTGCACCAATACGAATAGATTCACTAGTAGTGGATATTGACGGCCATAAAATTGGTAAAATCAAAAGACTACACATGGCCGTTGACACAAATGAACTTGAATCTATTGAAGTATCTACCGGTTTTACTGGTTCGAGAATATTCCGCACATCAGAAATCTGGGGGGTCGGTGATAAAGTAATCCTTCGACAGACAAAAGACGAATATAAAAATCCGTAA